The following proteins are encoded in a genomic region of Reichenbachiella sp.:
- a CDS encoding cell division protein ZapA, giving the protein MTELSIKIKIGNREYPMKVAASEEATIREAGKKINEKLKSFQDQFGIDDKQDLLAMVAIDSFVEKLRAMELRQTTDEVAMDQISKLNRLVSAEL; this is encoded by the coding sequence ATGACAGAGTTATCAATAAAAATAAAAATAGGCAACAGAGAATACCCCATGAAGGTGGCGGCCAGTGAAGAAGCGACCATTCGTGAAGCGGGTAAGAAAATAAATGAAAAGCTAAAGTCTTTTCAAGATCAATTTGGTATTGATGATAAACAGGATTTATTGGCCATGGTAGCGATAGATAGCTTCGTTGAGAAGCTGAGAGCCATGGAACTGCGACAGACCACAGACGAAGTGGCAATGGATCAAATTTCTAAGCTTAACCGATTAGTCTCTGCTGAACTATAA
- the pheT gene encoding phenylalanine--tRNA ligase subunit beta yields the protein MKVSLNWLKDFIELKEDSNVISEVLTDTGLEVEGLEKFEEIEGGLEGLVIGEVLSCEKHPDADKLSLTTVDIGADEPSPIVCGAPNVAKGQKVVVATVGATLYPEGGESFKIKKAKIRGEVSLGMICAEDEIGLGQSHDGIMVLDTDLPNGTPARDLFKPETDTVIEIGLTPNRADGTSHYGVARDLKAAFRRPTIFPDLSAFKVDNQSTPVEVVVENFEACPRFSGLTISNLTIKESPKWLKNRLKCIGLAPINNVVDITNYVLHGLGQPLHAYDMADVKGNKIIVKTLPNGTKFTTLDEKERELTDKDLMVCNAEEGMCIGGVFGGINSGVKDSTTAIFLEAAYFSADWARNTATRHSIKTDASFRFERGTDPNMTVHALKYAAILIKELAGGEISSDLIDIYPEPIADFEVDVKYKNIDRLIGKQVPHDRIKEILEDLDITVSNESEEGFKTTVPPYRVDVTREADVIEEILRIYGYNNVELEENYGADYLAAFPTPDKDKIQSKTTDFLAAQGFNEIISNSLTNPEYVTKTEIWDSKLNVEVLNKLSEELGVMRQTMVFSGLESLKYNINRKQTNLKFFEFGRIYTAEEGQYKEHEQLALFLTGEQMDESWNVDKKSIDFYNISSTVHKILDKFSITEFDSVPTNNPVFDYGLDISKDGQLLVSLGKVNRKVQKVAEVSQDVFYAEFNWAKMLKKYGKKILYKPVPKFPEVRRDLSLVIDEQVSFQQIMELAKKESRKLVKRINVFSVYQGESIGEGKKSYALSFILQDENKTLNDKAIDKTMNGLITCFERDLNAIIRK from the coding sequence ATGAAGGTTTCTCTGAATTGGTTGAAGGATTTTATTGAGTTGAAAGAAGACTCAAATGTTATCTCTGAAGTATTAACAGACACGGGGTTAGAAGTAGAAGGCTTAGAGAAATTCGAAGAAATCGAAGGCGGGCTGGAAGGATTGGTAATAGGCGAGGTATTGTCTTGCGAAAAGCATCCTGATGCTGATAAATTGAGCCTGACTACAGTCGACATCGGGGCGGACGAGCCCTCACCAATTGTCTGCGGCGCACCCAATGTAGCCAAAGGACAGAAAGTAGTCGTAGCTACCGTAGGCGCGACTTTATACCCGGAAGGAGGCGAGTCATTCAAAATCAAGAAAGCAAAAATTAGAGGTGAAGTATCCTTAGGAATGATCTGTGCCGAAGATGAAATTGGCTTGGGCCAATCGCATGATGGCATCATGGTTTTGGATACAGATTTACCAAACGGCACACCAGCTAGAGACCTGTTTAAACCCGAGACAGATACTGTCATTGAAATTGGACTAACACCAAATCGAGCAGACGGCACTTCCCATTACGGCGTAGCCCGTGATCTCAAGGCAGCCTTCAGAAGACCAACTATTTTTCCAGACTTAAGTGCATTCAAAGTAGATAATCAGTCCACACCTGTGGAAGTAGTGGTAGAAAATTTCGAAGCATGTCCAAGGTTCTCGGGATTAACTATTTCCAATCTTACCATAAAAGAATCACCAAAGTGGTTGAAAAACCGCTTGAAGTGTATTGGCCTGGCGCCGATCAATAATGTAGTAGATATCACCAACTATGTGCTTCACGGTTTGGGGCAGCCACTTCATGCTTATGACATGGCAGATGTGAAGGGCAATAAGATCATCGTGAAGACTTTGCCAAATGGCACGAAATTCACCACACTCGACGAAAAAGAAAGAGAGCTAACGGATAAAGACCTGATGGTTTGTAATGCCGAAGAAGGCATGTGTATCGGTGGTGTATTCGGTGGAATCAACTCAGGCGTAAAAGATAGTACGACTGCCATCTTCTTAGAAGCGGCTTACTTCTCAGCAGATTGGGCAAGAAATACGGCCACTCGACATAGTATCAAGACGGATGCCTCTTTTCGATTCGAAAGAGGTACAGACCCGAATATGACGGTGCATGCACTTAAATATGCGGCTATTTTGATCAAAGAATTGGCTGGTGGAGAAATCAGCTCAGACTTGATTGACATCTACCCAGAGCCAATTGCAGATTTTGAAGTCGATGTAAAGTACAAAAACATTGATCGGTTGATCGGCAAACAAGTGCCACACGACCGCATCAAAGAAATTTTGGAAGACTTGGATATCACGGTTTCCAATGAATCGGAAGAAGGATTCAAAACCACAGTTCCTCCTTACCGAGTGGATGTAACGCGTGAAGCCGATGTGATTGAAGAGATTCTTCGAATCTATGGTTACAACAATGTAGAGTTGGAAGAGAACTATGGGGCGGATTATTTGGCTGCTTTTCCAACACCAGATAAAGATAAAATTCAATCGAAGACGACAGACTTTTTAGCTGCTCAGGGATTCAATGAAATTATTAGCAACTCATTGACTAATCCTGAATATGTAACCAAAACGGAAATTTGGGATAGCAAGCTAAATGTGGAAGTACTCAATAAGTTGAGCGAAGAGCTGGGTGTGATGAGACAAACGATGGTCTTCTCCGGATTAGAGTCTTTAAAATACAATATCAACAGGAAACAGACCAACTTGAAGTTCTTCGAGTTTGGTAGGATTTATACCGCTGAAGAAGGTCAATACAAGGAGCACGAACAGCTAGCCTTGTTTTTGACTGGCGAGCAAATGGATGAAAGTTGGAATGTGGATAAAAAGTCGATTGATTTTTACAACATATCATCCACAGTTCATAAAATTTTAGATAAATTTAGCATTACTGAATTCGATTCCGTACCGACCAACAATCCTGTTTTCGACTATGGTTTAGATATCTCAAAAGATGGCCAGTTATTGGTATCCTTGGGAAAGGTGAACAGAAAGGTTCAGAAAGTAGCAGAAGTAAGCCAAGATGTATTCTACGCTGAGTTCAATTGGGCCAAAATGCTGAAAAAGTATGGTAAAAAGATACTATACAAACCAGTTCCTAAATTCCCAGAAGTTAGAAGAGACTTGTCGTTAGTGATTGACGAGCAAGTGAGTTTCCAACAAATCATGGAACTGGCTAAGAAAGAATCTAGAAAGTTGGTCAAAAGGATTAACGTATTCAGTGTCTATCAAGGGGAGAGCATTGGTGAAGGAAAGAAGTCTTACGCTTTGAGTTTTATCCTGCAGGATGAAAATAAGACACTCAACGATAAGGCGATAGACAAAACAATGAATGGTTTAATTACCTGTTTTGAAAGAGACCTAAACGCAATAATTAGAAAGTAA
- a CDS encoding YkvA family protein, with protein sequence MSKKENFKKYQKKAEEVLKDNKRVQSLLGSTREKLTEVLENNDRLKEFSEKVYVMIRMVKAQLSGEYREFPWRTLAMIVGALIYFITPLDLIPDVIPILGLTDDISIVYWIYKSVQEDIEKFEEWERTIELT encoded by the coding sequence ATGAGTAAGAAAGAAAATTTCAAAAAGTATCAAAAGAAAGCAGAAGAGGTCTTAAAAGACAACAAACGTGTACAGAGCTTGTTAGGCTCCACTCGTGAAAAATTGACTGAAGTGCTGGAGAACAACGATCGACTGAAGGAATTTTCTGAGAAAGTATACGTCATGATTCGCATGGTAAAAGCGCAACTATCAGGAGAGTATCGAGAATTTCCCTGGCGCACGCTGGCCATGATCGTAGGTGCTTTGATCTATTTTATTACTCCACTAGATCTAATTCCAGATGTCATTCCCATCTTAGGCCTGACCGATGATATCTCTATCGTTTACTGGATTTATAAAAGTGTGCAAGAGGATATAGAAAAATTCGAAGAGTGGGAACGAACCATTGAACTTACATGA
- a CDS encoding iron-sulfur cluster assembly accessory protein, producing the protein MEERKMSLEPVTITPKAVEEVKNIMSNKGIPEGYALRVGIKGGGCGAMGYVLGFDQLKDSDISYAHQEVPIIIEKKHVMYLMGLEVDFIEDSEERGFCFNREN; encoded by the coding sequence ATGGAAGAGAGAAAAATGAGTCTGGAACCAGTTACAATTACTCCTAAGGCGGTCGAAGAAGTCAAAAATATCATGTCTAACAAAGGCATTCCAGAAGGGTATGCTTTAAGGGTCGGTATCAAAGGAGGAGGTTGTGGAGCTATGGGCTATGTGTTAGGTTTTGACCAGCTCAAAGACTCAGATATTTCTTATGCTCATCAAGAGGTACCTATAATCATAGAAAAAAAACATGTGATGTATCTTATGGGACTTGAAGTTGACTTCATAGAAGACTCAGAAGAAAGAGGCTTTTGTTTTAATAGGGAGAACTAA
- a CDS encoding lipid-binding protein, with product MKNKVYKLFVIVISMGIITACELDDPEIEYTAVTELSGEWYVQYEYQETDGSWTNPHWGYYTVITSNTADNSEAEMLINDTEGWGTMYKVTVNGFNFSATEASELSGGSANVTVTNGIVIQDGGLSTSGVVTDSIHFEFVQPDDDPTVYRASGVRRTGFLEDEH from the coding sequence ATGAAAAATAAAGTATATAAATTGTTCGTAATTGTTATTTCAATGGGAATAATTACAGCATGTGAATTGGACGATCCTGAAATCGAATATACAGCTGTTACCGAATTATCAGGTGAATGGTATGTTCAATATGAATATCAAGAGACTGATGGATCTTGGACTAATCCACATTGGGGATACTATACAGTGATCACCTCGAATACAGCTGACAATTCTGAAGCCGAAATGCTGATTAACGATACCGAAGGATGGGGAACCATGTACAAAGTTACTGTTAATGGATTTAATTTTTCCGCTACTGAGGCATCAGAATTATCAGGTGGGTCAGCTAATGTAACTGTTACTAACGGCATAGTCATTCAAGATGGAGGACTTTCTACTAGCGGGGTGGTTACGGATAGTATTCACTTCGAGTTTGTTCAGCCAGATGATGACCCTACGGTTTACAGAGCTTCTGGAGTACGTAGAACAGGTTTCTTAGAAGATGAGCATTAA
- a CDS encoding SusD/RagB family nutrient-binding outer membrane lipoprotein produces the protein MKNIINIGLAMAMLFMVSCEDYLDVNTDPNNPTDATPGLIFPAATLSVVSVIGGDYAITGNLWSQFYTQNNAANQYKSIDGFNIISTFQGARFQELYAGALNDLKFVKTKATESEDWSYYVMATALEAYTFQILADLYDEVPFDDALLGDEGNFSPEYRNGQAIYDSLIVRLDNALAKDLNAITVTNPGSSDLIFGGDMDMWIQFINTLKLKIYMRQTEARPSVAESGINALYSAGVDFLDASAAVDDFADQANASNPLYEQDRRQLNTENNLKASTTFVDFMTNNGDPRLVHLFDVPVNGGAITGMRQGDFNLPTTDLDPDNVSRATVTALDPVYFFTLSESLFLQAEAAARGYGTGNATTLYNAAITASFDMYGESAATFIGTGGAYEYPAGTEAQNVEAIMMQKWASNARVNGLEAWFDHLRTGYPIESTDPNSFVSGQLNYPVNGVTGGRYPRRYLFPDREVSRNPNTPAQKDIHTAVWWDQ, from the coding sequence ATGAAAAATATTATAAATATAGGGCTTGCCATGGCCATGCTATTCATGGTGTCCTGTGAAGATTATTTGGATGTAAATACTGATCCAAATAACCCGACAGATGCAACGCCTGGACTCATATTTCCAGCAGCAACATTGTCTGTGGTGAGTGTGATTGGGGGGGATTATGCCATTACTGGCAATCTCTGGTCTCAGTTTTACACACAAAACAATGCGGCAAACCAATACAAATCAATTGATGGCTTTAATATCATCTCTACATTTCAGGGGGCTAGGTTCCAGGAATTGTATGCTGGTGCATTGAATGATTTGAAGTTTGTAAAAACAAAAGCGACTGAAAGTGAGGATTGGAGCTACTATGTGATGGCGACAGCCTTAGAAGCTTACACTTTTCAAATTTTAGCTGATTTGTATGATGAAGTTCCTTTTGATGATGCTTTGTTAGGTGATGAAGGAAATTTCTCTCCTGAGTATCGAAATGGACAAGCTATTTATGATTCTCTGATTGTAAGATTGGACAATGCACTAGCCAAGGATTTGAATGCTATTACAGTTACCAATCCTGGTTCGTCTGATTTGATATTTGGAGGAGATATGGACATGTGGATTCAATTTATTAACACGCTTAAATTGAAAATATACATGAGACAGACTGAAGCAAGACCATCGGTTGCAGAAAGTGGCATTAACGCTTTGTATAGTGCTGGAGTAGATTTTCTTGATGCTTCTGCAGCGGTAGACGATTTTGCTGATCAGGCGAATGCAAGTAATCCACTGTATGAGCAAGATAGACGTCAGCTGAATACAGAGAATAACCTGAAGGCTAGTACAACATTTGTCGATTTCATGACAAATAATGGGGACCCTAGATTAGTTCATCTTTTTGATGTTCCTGTAAACGGTGGAGCTATCACTGGAATGCGTCAAGGAGACTTCAATCTTCCTACAACAGATTTGGATCCTGATAATGTTTCCAGAGCAACTGTTACTGCCCTTGATCCTGTTTATTTCTTCACATTGTCTGAAAGTTTGTTTTTACAAGCTGAGGCAGCAGCTAGAGGTTATGGTACAGGGAATGCGACAACTTTATACAACGCTGCCATTACAGCATCCTTTGATATGTATGGTGAGTCGGCAGCAACTTTTATTGGAACTGGTGGGGCATATGAGTATCCAGCTGGAACTGAAGCTCAAAATGTTGAAGCTATCATGATGCAAAAGTGGGCATCTAATGCTAGAGTCAATGGTTTAGAAGCATGGTTTGATCATTTAAGAACAGGTTATCCAATTGAAAGTACAGATCCAAATTCTTTTGTTTCTGGTCAGTTGAATTATCCAGTAAACGGAGTTACAGGTGGAAGATACCCAAGAAGATATCTTTTCCCTGATAGAGAAGTGAGTAGAAATCCTAATACGCCAGCTCAAAAGGATATTCACACAGCTGTTTGGTGGGATCAATAA
- a CDS encoding SusC/RagA family TonB-linked outer membrane protein yields the protein MKKLLLSIMLLSALIGESWAQDRTVSGKVSSKDDGSTLPGVTVILKGTTNGTTSDLDGNWKLSVPSEGGILVFSFVGMSAQEVEVGNRSVIDISMETDAQQLSEVVVTAQGIERDVRSLGYSASQVNSEEVTRGRTTDVMSSLQGKVAGVNITTASGAPGASTKVILRGYSSIGGSNNPLYIVDGVPINNSSNNFNATTSATDVNRNQDFGNRANDINPDDVESVTILKGASATALYGSRAANGVIVITTKKGKSQDGVRVAFSSSATFTRPLRLPQLQNEFGQGWSGHYASEENGSWGPRLDGEDRLWGNVVDNSQQIKSFEARDNLKDFYETGTSYINTVSLSGGNDLATYYLSYGNVKQDGIVPGDADVLDRNTISLRGTLKGDKLSATTSINYSNKKQSVITTGQGGAGTTTFQELIQVPRDMSIVDFKDYNDPFYNLDNFYTQYAQNPYYSINENGNSFNEDRVYGKVGLTYKFTDWLNATYRVGADVANSQIKDWIAIANTTPGSPNGTVTDIPGQVMDQTRFAKEIDHTFMVNAYKNITNDFSLSGLVGLNNNERELRNQTQTVSGLDIPGYYNISNSSATPVTTTFNSKRRLIGVYGQLEASYKDMLFLTAVARNDWSSTLPKNNNSFFYPGVNASFVFSEATSVLDGILSFGKVRASWGQTGNDALPYAVESVLIPGQVLLPFGSINLPFNGVNAFEVSNIIGNPSLQPEITSEYEIGADLKFFNNRFGVDIAYYNRSTTDQILRVNVPVSSGYTQQTKNIGEVTNQGIELMVTMTPIKTSNFTWDISYNYTKNKNEVVSLTDGLEYLVLHSAYGIEMRAVPGKPMGVIYGHTEATTPDGEIIVNGAGIPTVADDKVEYGNVNPDYTMGLANSFKYKNFRLNVNFDYRHGGIMYSYTQRLTMFVGNATNTLYNERRPWIVPNSVVDNGDGTYSENTTAVDMSNVNSFHNQSDNQSRSRDHMHSKTFLKLREVSLGYSFPKAFLDRTPLSSLDLNVVGRNLLLFTPDSNNLIDPESTTFGNDLLGEFGEFGVGPTTRSLGFSLKATF from the coding sequence ATGAAAAAACTACTACTAAGTATCATGTTGCTGTCTGCACTCATAGGTGAGTCGTGGGCGCAAGATCGTACCGTGTCTGGAAAGGTGTCATCCAAAGATGACGGATCTACCTTACCGGGTGTTACGGTCATCCTGAAGGGAACCACGAACGGAACTACTTCGGATTTGGACGGTAATTGGAAATTGAGCGTTCCTTCAGAAGGAGGCATACTCGTATTTTCGTTCGTAGGTATGTCAGCACAGGAAGTGGAAGTTGGTAATCGATCTGTAATAGACATTTCAATGGAAACGGACGCACAACAATTATCTGAGGTTGTTGTTACCGCACAGGGAATTGAAAGAGATGTTAGGAGTTTAGGATACTCTGCTTCTCAGGTAAATTCAGAAGAGGTAACCCGAGGTAGAACCACAGATGTTATGAGTTCTTTACAGGGAAAGGTAGCAGGTGTTAATATCACAACAGCATCTGGTGCTCCTGGAGCGTCTACTAAAGTGATTTTGAGAGGTTATTCTTCTATTGGAGGGTCAAACAACCCATTATATATTGTAGATGGTGTGCCAATCAACAATAGTTCGAATAATTTCAATGCCACAACTTCTGCTACAGATGTAAACAGAAATCAGGATTTTGGTAATAGAGCCAATGATATCAATCCGGATGATGTGGAGTCTGTGACAATATTGAAAGGAGCGTCAGCTACAGCACTTTATGGATCTAGAGCTGCCAATGGTGTAATTGTAATTACCACCAAAAAAGGAAAGTCTCAAGATGGAGTTAGAGTAGCATTTTCAAGTTCCGCTACATTCACTCGCCCATTGAGATTGCCACAGCTTCAAAATGAATTTGGTCAAGGTTGGAGTGGTCACTATGCTTCTGAAGAAAACGGAAGTTGGGGACCAAGATTAGACGGAGAAGATAGATTGTGGGGTAATGTGGTAGATAATAGCCAGCAGATCAAGAGTTTCGAAGCAAGAGATAATTTGAAGGATTTTTATGAGACCGGTACTTCATATATCAATACTGTTTCCTTAAGTGGAGGTAATGATTTAGCAACTTATTACTTGTCTTACGGAAATGTAAAGCAAGATGGTATTGTGCCTGGAGATGCTGATGTGCTGGACAGAAACACAATATCGCTCAGAGGAACTTTAAAAGGTGATAAGTTAAGTGCGACCACTAGTATTAATTACTCTAATAAGAAACAAAGTGTAATTACTACTGGACAAGGTGGAGCAGGTACTACCACTTTTCAAGAATTAATTCAAGTCCCTAGGGATATGAGTATTGTTGACTTTAAAGATTATAATGATCCATTTTATAATTTGGATAATTTTTATACTCAGTATGCGCAAAATCCATATTATTCCATCAACGAAAATGGAAATTCATTCAATGAAGATAGAGTTTATGGAAAAGTTGGGCTAACCTACAAATTTACAGATTGGTTAAACGCAACTTATAGGGTAGGAGCCGATGTAGCCAATTCTCAAATTAAAGATTGGATTGCTATAGCTAATACCACACCTGGTTCGCCTAATGGAACGGTAACAGATATACCGGGACAGGTAATGGATCAAACCAGATTCGCAAAAGAAATTGACCATACTTTCATGGTCAATGCATACAAGAATATCACTAATGATTTCAGTCTTTCTGGACTTGTTGGCTTAAACAACAACGAAAGAGAACTTAGAAACCAGACTCAAACAGTTTCTGGATTGGATATTCCTGGTTACTATAATATTAGCAACAGTTCTGCTACTCCTGTAACTACAACTTTTAATTCTAAGAGAAGATTGATTGGCGTATATGGTCAGTTGGAGGCTTCTTATAAGGACATGTTGTTTTTAACTGCTGTAGCAAGAAACGACTGGTCTTCTACACTTCCAAAGAATAACAATTCGTTCTTTTACCCTGGGGTCAACGCAAGTTTTGTATTCTCTGAAGCAACTTCAGTTTTAGATGGAATTTTGTCATTTGGTAAGGTTAGAGCAAGTTGGGGACAAACAGGTAATGATGCATTGCCTTACGCTGTAGAATCTGTCTTGATCCCGGGTCAAGTACTCTTGCCATTTGGTAGTATTAATTTGCCATTCAATGGAGTGAATGCATTTGAGGTTTCAAATATTATTGGAAACCCATCTTTACAGCCAGAGATTACTTCAGAATACGAGATTGGCGCTGATTTGAAATTCTTCAATAATCGATTCGGAGTAGATATAGCTTATTATAATCGATCTACAACTGATCAGATATTGAGAGTAAATGTACCAGTATCTAGTGGCTATACGCAGCAAACTAAGAATATCGGGGAGGTAACCAATCAAGGGATAGAGTTGATGGTCACTATGACGCCAATCAAAACTTCCAATTTTACCTGGGATATCTCGTATAACTATACCAAAAATAAAAACGAAGTGGTCTCATTGACTGATGGGTTGGAATATTTGGTATTACACTCTGCCTATGGTATAGAAATGAGAGCTGTGCCTGGTAAACCAATGGGTGTGATCTATGGACACACAGAAGCTACAACTCCTGATGGAGAAATTATTGTGAATGGTGCAGGTATTCCTACAGTTGCTGACGACAAAGTGGAATACGGAAATGTAAATCCAGATTACACCATGGGGTTAGCTAATTCATTCAAATACAAAAATTTCCGGTTGAATGTGAATTTTGATTACAGACATGGTGGTATCATGTACTCATATACTCAACGTTTGACCATGTTCGTAGGTAATGCTACAAATACGTTGTACAATGAAAGACGTCCTTGGATTGTGCCTAACTCTGTTGTGGATAATGGCGATGGAACTTACTCTGAAAATACAACCGCTGTTGACATGAGTAATGTGAATAGTTTCCATAATCAATCGGATAACCAAAGCAGAAGTAGAGACCATATGCACAGCAAGACTTTCCTTAAACTAAGAGAAGTTTCATTGGGCTATTCTTTTCCAAAGGCATTCTTGGATAGGACACCGCTTTCTAGTTTAGATCTAAATGTAGTAGGTAGAAACTTACTATTGTTTACTCCTGATAGCAATAATCTGATAGACCCTGAGTCTACTACTTTTGGTAATGACTTACTCGGCGAATTTGGAGAATTTGGTGTGGGTCCAACTACTAGAAGTTTAGGTTTTAGCTTAAAGGCTACATTTTAA
- a CDS encoding OmpA family protein, with protein MRIAITTLFFLTCFTVFGQYTKYHTTDKRAEKYYEEARQYLKRAQFREAFEPLQDALDKDPNFIEVWLAMGSANYRLGRYDETLAALQKALEIDPDYPKSIYAYFLIGEIYFKQANYEDSKAYLGHYLSRDDTEIQKRKQAEVMVDNCQFALSAMETPFEYNIQILPDHANTFALQYFPVLSVDQKKIYFTRREGLSVQHDEDIFYSNKLEDGSWSVPVSVSENINSAYNEGAASLSADGRMLVFTSCDGRRGFGSCDIYVSYKEGDNWSTPENMGNMINSAAWEAQASLSADGRTIYFVSNRQGGFGRKDIWSSSKNKKGKWEEAVNLGKKINTNKDEISPFIHANGESIYYSSNGKVGLGGLDIYMSERTDSIWSEPVNLGYPLNDAHDQLSLYISSDGEKGYYTIEKKDRGNFESKLYSFDLPDSFRVSNRSSYLKGTVRDAESGAPLQANIKLYKLNNEKYYSELLSDKKTGDYTVVLSESNQYGLYISSPGYLFQDFSFSFDDINGFDSNLLDINLEPVKVGKTTVLGNIFFDFNEFSLQRKSMSELKEVYDFLKQNPGVKVEISGHTDNVGSAEYNMELSTKRAKSVYDFLRFKRISEEQISYKGYGQGHPIAPNDNLENQSKNRRIEFKILGISGD; from the coding sequence ATGAGAATTGCCATTACCACCTTATTTTTCCTTACTTGCTTTACTGTATTTGGCCAATACACGAAGTATCACACCACCGACAAAAGGGCTGAGAAGTATTACGAAGAGGCTCGACAGTATCTGAAAAGAGCGCAGTTTCGAGAAGCTTTTGAGCCTTTGCAAGATGCCTTGGATAAAGATCCTAATTTTATCGAGGTTTGGTTGGCTATGGGTAGTGCCAATTATCGTTTAGGTAGATATGATGAAACCTTGGCGGCTCTTCAAAAGGCATTGGAGATTGATCCAGATTATCCTAAATCTATCTATGCTTATTTTCTGATTGGTGAGATTTACTTCAAACAAGCTAATTATGAAGACTCCAAGGCTTACTTAGGACATTATCTATCACGAGACGACACCGAGATCCAGAAGCGAAAGCAGGCAGAAGTGATGGTTGATAATTGTCAATTTGCTTTGTCTGCTATGGAAACTCCTTTTGAATACAATATTCAGATTTTGCCCGATCACGCCAATACATTCGCGCTACAATATTTTCCTGTGCTTTCTGTGGATCAGAAAAAAATCTACTTCACTCGTAGAGAGGGATTATCTGTTCAGCATGACGAGGATATCTTCTACAGCAATAAATTGGAAGACGGAAGCTGGTCAGTGCCTGTGTCGGTTTCGGAAAATATTAACTCCGCTTACAATGAAGGTGCGGCGTCTCTTTCTGCAGATGGGCGAATGCTAGTGTTCACTTCCTGTGATGGACGCAGGGGATTTGGAAGTTGTGATATATATGTTTCGTATAAGGAGGGTGATAACTGGTCAACCCCAGAGAATATGGGTAATATGATCAACTCTGCGGCATGGGAAGCTCAAGCTTCACTCTCAGCTGACGGACGCACGATATATTTTGTTTCTAATAGGCAAGGAGGGTTTGGTCGAAAGGATATTTGGTCTTCTTCTAAAAACAAGAAAGGAAAGTGGGAAGAGGCTGTAAATCTTGGAAAAAAAATTAACACAAATAAAGACGAAATATCGCCCTTTATTCATGCAAACGGTGAGTCGATTTATTACTCTTCAAACGGTAAAGTTGGGCTAGGTGGATTGGATATTTATATGAGTGAAAGGACTGATTCTATTTGGTCTGAACCGGTGAATTTAGGTTACCCTTTGAACGATGCGCATGACCAATTGTCGCTTTATATTTCCTCCGATGGAGAGAAGGGTTACTACACCATAGAAAAGAAAGATCGAGGCAACTTTGAAAGTAAATTATACAGCTTCGATCTACCAGATAGCTTTCGTGTTTCTAATCGGAGTTCCTATCTAAAGGGGACAGTAAGAGATGCCGAGTCGGGTGCTCCACTTCAGGCAAATATTAAGTTGTATAAATTGAATAATGAGAAATATTATTCTGAGCTTTTATCAGATAAGAAGACCGGAGACTATACGGTTGTATTATCTGAGTCTAACCAGTATGGACTCTATATTTCCTCTCCTGGCTATTTATTCCAAGATTTTTCATTTTCATTCGATGATATTAATGGCTTTGATTCGAATCTTTTGGATATCAATTTAGAGCCTGTTAAGGTGGGGAAAACTACAGTTTTAGGAAATATATTCTTTGACTTCAATGAGTTTTCTTTGCAGCGAAAATCTATGTCAGAGCTAAAGGAAGTTTATGATTTTCTTAAACAAAACCCTGGTGTGAAAGTGGAAATATCTGGTCACACTGATAATGTGGGGTCGGCCGAATACAACATGGAGTTGTCAACCAAAAGAGCCAAGTCTGTGTATGATTTTTTACGATTCAAAAGGATCAGTGAAGAGCAGATTTCATACAAAGGCTACGGGCAAGGCCATCCAATTGCCCCCAACGATAATTTGGAGAATCAATCTAAAAATAGAAGGATTGAGTTTAAAATCTTAGGAATATCTGGTGATTAA